The genome window gtagttaccacTCCACCCAGTGAAATGACGTGTCCTGTGTTTGATCAGCTGTGAGAGAGTGAGGCTATGGGCTGAGCTGTGTTATCTCAGAGCTgtgtgttttggagaagagttgtcaggTGAAGAGGAAGAGAGCGTGTCACCGAGGAGAATGGGAGCCATGCCAGTAACACTGTTATACCTCATGATTTAAATACTTTAATCAGCTTAACGTggcacattgcaactgttattttgaaaagctggttatttattaattatatattattatataaatgtaatatgtaGTGTAGTGTCTAGTTACCCCCCCTCCGTCAGATGGCAGCTCTTACTGTGATGGTTGGggtcggctggctgtgagttCCTGTTTAGTTTCCACTGTCGGTCTCTGTAGCTAAGTTtaatcgaattatctgaagttcggtaaaaaaactcatgcgaataaagctgttagaagtgtgtttccatccaacggctttaaagccaataaaaacctgtgcgtaatgacgtcacatgctgttttgcgatcaaattggtatatcgaattgattttagacattttaaggtgtttccattaattttcgcactgaatcgcacaacattcaagctgacgtttgcgaacaaagttttgctagacaaaatggatcgcgGCATCTACCAACAAATCAATACTGCAccagttgtaatagtgcttatgtgccagctgatagcgacatatatatatatatatatcaagctataataagaaaacaacgacgctatcaacacattgctgtgATGATGCAGATGTAGTAAATGTCCGACGACAgcggaggcggcctgtggtgtgggaacgacagcgctcCAATATAAATGCACCGGGagatcgtggttcagagacacttcacggaaaccctttggttgaagcattttcggatgaCCAAGATAACATATGACCTGTTGTATAATTATTTTGGCCCGTCCCTTTCTCCAGATGTCGCAAGCTATCGCCCTCCGGTTCCAACCGAGAAGCGTATCACCattgcgctctacaaactggATCCATGCGCAGAGAACAGAGTGGTAGGCGAAATgtttggagtcagcaaaaccaccgtGCACTGGTGTGTTTACGCTGTGTGCAACgccatacgaacgaggatgatgcaaaggtatatatacctacctggaATGGATGAGGCACCATGATATCTCGCTGCCTAACTCCAGggcgcaccttgtgccacaggtgtatggccaatagacgggactcacgtcccgattagaccccctgctgaaggctgGAGGGATTtagtcaatagaaagggctggccatcaatcgtactacaggctgtggtagacgatcgctgcatcataagggacatttgtgtcggcactcccggtagtgcgtctccttgttcgtccacttacatctgtctttgttgacacccaccatgtgtgcaaacagagcggaaatactgggcggaaattaactaaaacttcttcttctttgttttgtggcgggttgcaatcataaaatgacctaaaacttaatcgcaattcattatttatttggcaaataacgtttccattaGCGTTTATCGCATcagccgtatatcgatcaagataaaatccgatgagaccgaatgtatttcatttgagttgatattcatgaaattcaatcgaattttactgtttccataaggcatttttcattcgatatcacttaatttggataaaaacatgtggatggaaacatagcttcTGTTGGCCCTGCCTCTCTCTGGGTCTcctgtgtccccccccccactcctgCCTGCTACTACCGGCTGATTACACACACCTGCTCATCATTCCTCCATCTCCTCTCCCTCCGAGCTCACCTGCCAGCCATCTCCAATCCAGCCCAGTATCTGAACTCTGATCTCCTCACCATCTTCTCTTGATCGTTGTCTCAGACACTCGAGGTGAAACTCTCTCCAAGCTCTCTAGAAAACCTAGtccttccctgtctctgtccttccctgtctctgtccttctctgtctctgtccttccctgtctctgtccttccctgtctctgtccttctctgtctctgtccttccctgtctctgtccttccctgtctctgtccttctctgtctctgtccttccctgtctctgtccttctctgtctctgtccttctctgtctctgtccgttaTTAGACTTTTACCTCTCTTTGTGTTTGTCCCCTGCAGCCATCATCTCCAAACCCCTCTGTTgcctccagtcagctggcctcACCATTCAGTCTCCTCCTCACGGCTCCCTGCtccatcctccctcctctccctcttccagCCTTCCCCTCTTCCCCTCCTCTGCTCCATCctgcctcctctccctcttccagccttcccctcttcctctcctctgctccatcctgcctcctctccctcttccagCCTTCCCCTCTTCCACTCCTCTGCTCCATCctgcctcctctccctcttccaaCCGTCCCCTCTTCCACTCCTCTGCTCCCCAGACTCCAGTGCCTCCTCCTCGGTCCCCTTGGCCCCGGTTTCCCCGAGCTCCCCGAGCTCTCTCCTTCCCCAGTGTCAGCCCTCGTGCCCTCGCTCCTGTCCTTGGCGTCTGCCCCCCCACACCTCCTTCCCTCTGATCGACTTTGCATTTGGGTCCGTTCTGTCTCCCACGTGACACAGTCCAGTACGTAAGtctttcactttttcattttcatattgtgttgatttcagggagcagagagtctgtctgttttctctccacgttAGTTATCTGCTCAGCCAGCTGCTGGAACTTCACTCtgtgctattagtacttttactgcagtaacatgtcatcaatgtgctattagtacttttactgcagtaacatgtcATCAATGGGACAGAAAAGCTGTTTGATTGGGTCTGTTGGAGGTTTGATTCACTCCCACATTAATATGTTTGAGgacttcactgtgtgtgtgtgtgtgtgtgtgtgtgtgtgtgtgtgtgtgtgtgtgtttaatacaGATTAAACATGCAAGAGCCTCAATTCTTCACCTTAGACAGACCCAAAACAGACAGCACTGGACGGGTCTCAGACAACAAGGAAAACTCTCATTCCTCCAGTTTGCTGACCACTCTGTTTCTCATTCTGTCCTGACAAACCCCTCAATCTCAGGCGACATCCTAATATTCATGATTAAAGCAGGATTACAGTGTTTTCCAACCAGGTATAATCTGGCATCATGGTACCCATCAAAGTTCCAACCCTGCTGCATATTACACCCAACTCAACAGGAGAATCAAACTGTTGAACACATACTAAACGGATGTTTTAAACTATAAAGGACTGTATGTGTCCAGACATGACCGTCTGGTTGATCTGGTTGCTAAGGACTTGCAAAAGATAAACTATGGACATGATAACAAGATCTACAAGCACAGCTCTGTAACATTAAACTGGTTCCATCATCACACATCTGACAGTGACTACTTCAAAAACATCCCAAATACTCCTGACATTGTAATTGTAAATGAGGTTATGAAgtctgtgtgtatctttgaGGTGGGCTGCTGTTCTCATCTGTACATGGACATTTGCTACTATTCAAAATTATTGAAATATCAATCTTTGGTAGATCTCATTCACCAACTTGGATACAAGTGTAAATTAATAACTCTGGTATTTGGAAGTTTAGGCCATGTCCATAAGAATGTGGTCAGGGGGATGCAGCTAGGGGGGGGGCTGCAACAAAAGGAGGCAAAAAGACTGTTTCAGCCATCATAGGGAGCATGCAGATATGGAGACGAAGATGCTCTGTTTACCCTTAATGTGTAGAGTATTATAAATGAAAGACTTGTAAAAGTATGTCTCCATGTAGACCTGTCACCTCGTCTCAACGCTTCTCATAGGATTTGGATCTTGTATGTTTTCTTGCGATGCCTTTCAGATCCAAATAAAAgaattcaaatgtgtgtgtgggtgtctgtgtgtgtgtgtgtgtgtgtgtgtgtgtgtgtgtgtgtgtgtgtctgtgcttgtgtgtgtatgtctgtgcttgtgtgtgtgtgtgtgtgtgtgtgtgtgtgtgtgtgtgtgtgtgtgtgtgtgtgtgtgcgtattgCTGCGGTGTATATATGATGCATACGCAGCCTGGGTGACTGTGCGTGGAGGGTCTGATCACCGAGCCGTGCACCTCCAGCGTTTGGTAACACGGCGGACTAGGCCACTGCGTGGCAATGATtggctacaggagagaagaaGTCTGTCCTTTAAGccacgggttcgactccgacctgcggccctttgctgcatgtcatacccccctctcgctcccctttcatgtcttcagctgtcctgtcaaataaaggcctaaaaatgtccaaaaaaataatctttaaaataaaagaaagaccAGAGGGTTGGTGGCGACCGTGCGCCGTCCGCAGGGCCTGCTGAACGTATGGATGCTCTTTTTaagtttttatctgtgaaaagcgcttcataaatacattttactttcttAAGTAACAACAATCCCCATTGTGTTCTGTTGTGATTAAATGACCACACGGTAAACAGATTAATGCTCTTTCTCTACATTTTGTTGACCTGATTATTTTGGGTTTTCTTAGTTAAGTCAAATAAAAGTATCTTAGTTGCATCTCCTGAGTGTCTCCCTTCAGCAGCTGAATGTTTACATCAtttcctttaaaataaaaaataatcatccATCACATGTTTTCTCAGCTTCATGTGGCTGCAGTCAGACATGAGGACGCCTCGTCATGTTTCAACCATCAAACCAAATgtcaaaaatagaaataaataaactcTATTCAGTTCAGAATAAGTAAACATGTATGCACGTCATTTTGGCCTATAAACCTGATACGCAAAGTATCTTTCCCGGGAACAGCTTTGCATGAGAGTGCAGTAAGGAGGTTAATGAATAACGTAGAAAGTTCACCAGCTGCACATCTGCAGTCAGACGCAGACGGAGAGGAACAGAGAAGAGACGAGGATGGAGAGACTTCTTCtgaccatcatcatcatcatcatcatcgctgGGGCAGGTAAGTCTGTCCTATAGATTTAATAATTAGTTATTCCCACGTTTATGTACcaaagaggattagggccacatgtgaaatataaatatttgagttctgactttaatctcagaagtCAAATCAAATGttcatgtggccctaatcctcttctgtaGTTGATGTATATTATGTAGTAGTTGTATAAATCATTTCCCTTTGAATATGTACAGTCTGACTTTActgtaaaattattattttcattaattaGTGAGTAGAGTCAGTGATTCTCCAGCGGGGGTTCTTCTGCTGTTGCCAGGGGATATGTGGAAAGATTGTGTAGTAGCTCaactaatttaaaaatgttccaCTGTCACTGAGTTAAATCATTTAAGCCACTTCAGTCCTGATCATAACTAACAAAAATTAAGATATTTTGAGAATCTTAACTCTTTAAATTCAAATGAAGTCAAATGTTTTGGTATATTAATAAACATTGTACAATATTAGATAAAAGTATAATCACCTGACATGCAcgtaaaatacacacacacacacacacacacacacacacacagacacacacacacacacacacacacacacacacacacacacacacacacacacacacaccactctgTGACACCCTTATCAACACACACATCATTTTTAGTAACATAGTTGTGCTGCAGCTCCAGAATCCAGCAGCATCACCCTGAGAGGAAACAAGAAAACAGCAGGTTAACAGGAACATGGCTCAATATGGTGACCATAGTAACATCTACTAATGAGAAGCCTGGGCCCTAGATAGAAAGACTGATGAGACGGAATGATGATTTTATTCTCCAACGACGGTGGGATAACAATATGTTATAATGGGTTTCAATGGAGCATATTTGTCCTCTTAAGTGTCAGTATTTTGATTAAACTctttatttttaactttttatagAATCTGAGCTTGAACTTCAAAACATCAAGTAAAAACTCACATCCTTACCAGAAATCATGTTGTCAGCATTAACACAGACAACATTATTAAATTAACAACAATGAAAAGGACAAAAATGTCTCTAGTGAGGAACAAGGGTTAAAACAACAGAAGTTGACCCAAAGATTGAGTCAGATGGTTTAAGATCTGCCTCAATACATATAAACAACATTACAGAGatgataataatataacatgTTTTACAGAACAGCTGACATGATAAACCAAAGTCAAGTCTAGAAATACAAAGTTTAGACGAACATCATTACTTCAGTTTGGTTTCCTTTAATTTAAGTTTTTCACCATCCAACATTTGATATCATTTAGATAATCTGAAAGGAGGCGCTGTTGGTGTAACTGAAATATAATATTGTGTATTAATATagtataaaatattaaatctgctctatatgtgtgtgtgtccctacaGGGCTGAGTGCTGTCTCATCAGCTGCTGGACGTCAGTACTACTTTGTTTATGACAGGAAGAACTTTACTGAAGCCCAAAGatactgcagagagaaagacgGAGACCTGGCCACTGTAGACAACATGGAGGTTATGAAGATCCTGACCAACACGGCTAATTTAGACAACATGTTCTACTCCAACAACAGCTACGTGAGTtaacttttctctctttcatctcCAAGTCTTTCTGACAGGAGGTTTGAAACCCTCTATAGTAACTAATAACTAAATGTAGAGCAggaaaaagtagaatatttatCTTTGAAATGTAGTAGAAGTCTAAAGTGTTTGAGTTTAACCTTCAGCAGACAGTGTTTCCCTGCTGAGCTGCAGCAGAGGGATGGAAACAGAAGAAGATTATGTGTTagaaagactaacaagacattGAAACATAGATACAACTAATGCagtaaaacaaaactaaaacatCACAAAGCAGTATTTACAACAACAGAGATCTATGTTCTGGAGAAGCTAATTGAAAATCAGTTTGAGTGATCAGAAACTATCTCTGGTAATGAGTTATTAAAGGAGGGTAACAGAATGAAGGTGTCGTAGAGGATCAGACTGATAGTATCAAGACTGGAGATGGAAAGATTAGGTAAACATATGGTATTCAACaaaaagctagagcagagtCTAATTCTTTATATCACAATCAGAGAGCCTGGATAGGACTGTACGATGACCATGTCCTGGGCAGCTGGAGGTGGTCACTGTCAGACACACATTTCTACAAACCCGGGGAGACGGAGTTCAGAGGATGGGGGGTTAGTCAACCAAACGTTGGATACAGTGGAAAAGTCTGCACATGGATGCGTCCTGATGGACTCTGGTACGACGACGTTTGTGACATCAGCCGTTATGCAGTCTGCGCAGATGGTGAgaatattaaaggacaattccggcgcaaaattaacctaggggttaataacatatgtgttcCGAATCGAatgttctctgggacatgttttcatgctaatcgaatgtgtctttagctttaaacaagctaccgcaaacccgtggttagctgctaatgcAAGCTtttggggcagagggtaaatctctatttctataccaataacaaggctcaaaatagcaccacatttcaacggtagcataatgagggtccctacatgtaaaccgaagcattgagaactttgtaagtgtacagacagtttattaaaaagatagtttatgaAGACTGTACAGTTCacatatacaggcaggcgccatcttgggaaacaGTCACGAGCAGTCGAACCACAAACGcggtgcaaccagtaaccagtaacatagctcaaacacagcatccgtgattcgactgctcatgatGGTACCAaccggtttgcggtagcttgtttaaagctagagacgcattcgattagcacgaaaacagatcccagagaacggtcgactcggtacacatatgttattaacccctaggttcattttgtgccggatttgtcctttaactaGTGAAccatctctgcttctctttgcctctttgttttcattattcGGGACTCTGTAGTATCAGTCAGTCACTCTGACAAAAAGCAGCTTTCACACAGGTTAGTACCATTCAAAGAGCTTTACAGCTGACTGAGCAGCAGATAATAAGACGGCAGGAATGAGAGCAGTACAACAGCTCAGTGGTTCATCAGCATCATCACCAGAGGAAGACATATTAGATTATATTAtagacagtgttgggcaagttacttccaaaatgtaatacattatagattactagttactgtcatttgagagtaattagttatattacaatattactgtctctgaattgtaatgcgttacactacttttgcattacttttgagttactttcacaaaaaaaaagaggaaaggtttgatttggcagctagcttgtgaatttcaccacgggatcaataaagtctcctctttatccactttaatacatcatagattattcatattttgtataattaatataaatatgcaaagtaactaaagctatacaaaatagataagtaaaacgtataataggcaagtaggagaaaatgaaaatactcaattaaaagtacggcattgttgtaaaatgtttatttatagcacttcaataagaaattcatgtttaggttaaaacactctaaaggaaatgttcaattatagtgtgattaaaactcactattaacattatttacagtacttgatttacagctgatttgtgaaaaggtagcctacacaaccttattaaacagtaatttagtttcactgcgaaccgtcacaggaagtgcttttattttgaagtaggctacacgtaagttgtctgttgtgtagcctactcttgctagttgtctgttgtgtagcctactcttgctagttgtctgttgtgtagcctactcttgctagttgtctgttgtgtagcctactcttgctagcttactgagatgcaacatgtccgtcaggttcaagttgttcactttcttgtttgtaaaactgcaacatattgaacagtaaatggtcacagtaaaagacgagcgcttttggtcgtcattcgaagccattccactacaggcatagttactctctacggctgataaaatgcaatgatatttacgtgtagcaagcctcaacattaattcccgacatgtttatatctgtcagccgctgacgtaccgtcacctgttgggacatacatgctgtccgtaccgtcacctgttgggacatacatgctgtccgtaccgtcacctgttgggacatacatgctgtccgtaccgtcacctgttgggacatacatgctgtccgtaccgtctctggctctgaccacgggaacagaaacaggacagctcacttcaacgcagcgtaataactcctgaaaataatatccatcacgcaaatgtatctgtctctgcagtcatctcaaccatcgaatacagcgacaggaaaataatacggctttttttttcctgtgaagaaatgtgtcgcggtgttggtgaattcttaaaaaaccaatgcaccactaaatgttgcgttaaaatgcgttgtaactcgcgttactgagattgtaacgagtataatattaccgaaatttaattagtaatgcgttatattactgcgttacagcaaaaaggaatacattactgtaattgtattacttttgtaacgcgttactcccaacactgattatAGAGATTGGACTCGTGCATGTTCACGTGCACACATCTTACAATATAAACAGAACATGTTAAATTAACCTGAGGACATATTCATATGCAGAAAAACAACACTATATTCTTGTTATTTAGATTGTTTCGTAGATTTAAGGACATTTCTTATTAATGTGGAGAGACTGTTGGTAAATAAAGTTATTCATTAGTTTATTGATGTGGTTCTTTATATCTCAGTGGATTTATTTTAGATATTATAAAGACATGAATCACAGATGTGGATGGATGGGAGGTTGTATGTTATGCTGCCTCTACACTTCTCTGTGCTCCACTTTTCAGGATCAGATGTGACTTTTGTCTTCATCAACACCTCAATGACATGGACTGAAGCCCAGAGCTACTGCAGAGCTCACTACACAGACCTGGTCAGTGTGAGAAACATGGCAGAGAACCAGAAGGTACAGGAGGTGGCTGGAGGAAAGTGGACCTGGGCCTGGATCGGCCTTTTCAGAGACACCTGGAAGTGGTCAGATGGAAGTACCTCCTCATTCAGCTTCTGGAAGAACGGGCAACCTGATAACAAGAAAGAGACTTGTGTGGCTGCAGACTTCAGCCAATCAGGAACCTGGGAGGACTGGTCCTGTGACATGGAGAGAGCGTTCATTTGCTACGGTCCAGGTGAGTGCTAACCCGGGATTCAAACAGCTTTTACATTTAGATTCAGGAcaatagggatgtaacgatataCTCAACTCACGATTAGATTCAGGATTTTAAGTTGATGATACGGTTTTCTCAAGAtgtttttaacagaatgagtGAAAATCTTcctttatttctataaactgtgcagaacaacagatgtgtcctcttatcaaaagtgactctgaaactgtattttatcttaaagaacaaagttaaatgtttaaaacaaattcCACATCTAAATAACTAAATTAATAGAAACaaatctcttcaaataaataaactaagaagacgtagtgacgtctgaagtcaaacaaggtCAATCTGAAGTAGGTTGCGCCGGTTGTTATCGTTACACATTTCTATCCATATTTAACCATCGTTTCAATtccagtttagtttatttatggaaggggacagcgcaatttaataaaatacatCGTTACCTCCCTAGTGCTAACCCAGGATTCTAAACACCAATCATCAAGTTGTGGAGAGTAAATGTGAACATCATGATGTGGATCATTTCAATGGAATAGTTAGTAAAGTTAGCATGCAGTGGTGATCAGCTGCAGATGATAAGTTAGTGTTGAATCTATTGTTTAAACTGATGATTAGGAATGAACAGACAGAAATGTTTGAACTCATAAACTTTCtttgatttttacaaagtggTTCCTGTTTCAAAGAAAGTGATGAAAGTGAAGTTTGAGAACAAGAAGAATCTGGATCTGAATAACCCTGCTGTGATGGAGGCCATGTTGAAGCAGGTACATCATGTTTTATACTGTTTTACCttcatgaaaaaacaaataagtatagaactgcaagcagttatgacggggtccaagcctcatTGGCGCGAGTCGCCCTGACGCGAGTCGCCACCGACGACCAGTTCTTAAcggtggggaggcaaacgtcagtaaatatcaagaggtgtgagccgcaaggtctgtggtacattgccATTGTAAATATCCCATTTACAATGATTGAGTgaaagggccaaaactggtctagGTTGACTATAGCGATAtataatggccgatcttcgccacatttggtacagagcctcagagcggcatgtCAAACAAGCATCaaaagtttcatgttgatagCAATTACTACGGCAGAGAAATTGCAATCGCAAATGTCCCATTtacatgcattgagttattggccaaaacacaaaaacattgattacaatattatatatattaattgGTACAGAGCATTGTAGTTGGATGTTGAACAACAATGCCAAGTTCTGCGCTATACCGATACCtattaatttggccgagatatgctaAAGTTTGTGTTTGGTAGCTAGCTACAACATTTTGTTTGGTGGTAAATAGTCTAATgtagcaaaattcttttgataacattTCCTGGGTAGGTCTGGAGATGGTACCTACCAGATTTTGTGCAGATCAatcgcacggcctaggaggagtttgaaaaagttggttttgcacattgcgcgattttgcgaaaaacaTTTTAGCGGACATGGGCGTGGCCCGTCAGATTCAGCtcgattcaaggaacacgtggatgtaagggTTTCTAATgtgtgatgtgtaatgtgggagttataggcaaCAATACGTTTGACGTCATTATAGCGCCAGCTAGTGGTCTAAGACCCATTCTACATCTACTTTATTGAATTCACATGCTCTTTTCACATCATAAGGAAGCACATCGCTattgccagatgagtgacaattttgtttggcaaattttcgctaaccagtgtatgatgaacaccttcccgtaatcaacggcgccgtcattacatcgaccagcgtagtgcgtgtagtgcaagcgtagggttcggttcgctgggaacaaattctaaggttcggcagaaacccaacaccatcaaaaagcccaatattgaGCCTAATCAGAAGCCCaatcctggatttggtgcatccctgctcttgagcaaggcaccataCCTCCCCTCAACctctcagggcgctggtccagcactggcagccctgccactctgacatctctccatttgtgcatggataggtactgagcatgtgtgtatccactctggggatcaataaaaagtatcaaattaacaataaattcaaattaaaaatataaatgaacgCTTATTTTGACCTATGAGTGATGTTGATAGAATAATTTAGACTTCAATAGACTGGTACCTTCATTATAAAGCCCTAAGGCCGGCTTCACACTGCCTTTGATGTCATTATAGCGCCAGCTAGTAGTCcatatgtgtaatttttggtaggtgaggTCTGAGACCCATTCTACATCTGctctgtaaatttaaagttgctcacattagtgtaagtggtgaattcAAACGTGGGCcctataggccacgcccactctGAAAAATCAGTTCCCCACTGTAGGCCTGGCCTCAGGAGTGGACCTAGATGGTACCCTCAAAATTTGGTAAAATTCGGATGAGctgttcatgagatataaacatgttgtacttgtagcgccccctagtgaccattTTCCTAAACTTTGTTGGGGAGCCCCAGAGGGTCATGttaaacaagaatctaaagttttgctttgatagcctttatttagGAAGAGATATGATAAAGTTTGTGTTTTCGtagctagctacacaaatttgtttgtgtgtaatatgtACAATTTTTATCCaataaaaattcttttgatgactttgtgtcaggtcggtctggagatgctacgtaccaAGTTTTGTGCAGATCGGTTGCACAGTctaggagttcgaaaaagtagctTTACAATAAATCAAGATTGTTTTGCGCATAAATGTCTatgcggaaatgggcgtggcctatatcaagAGATTCAGCTGGATTCAGGGAACGCGtatgatagatatatatagatagatatgtgtatttttaatgtgtaATGTATGGATTGGGAGTTATAGGCTCAAATGCGTTATTTCTGTTATagcaccacctagtggtggaagtggatGAATTGGACCAGTCCTTAAAATGGcacccccccaccatgtacggtttaggc of Sander lucioperca isolate FBNREF2018 chromosome 5, SLUC_FBN_1.2, whole genome shotgun sequence contains these proteins:
- the LOC116057047 gene encoding L-selectin-like, encoding MLPLHFSVLHFSGSDVTFVFINTSMTWTEAQSYCRAHYTDLVSVRNMAENQKVQEVAGGKWTWAWIGLFRDTWKWSDGSTSSFSFWKNGQPDNKKETCVAADFSQSGTWEDWSCDMERAFICYGPVVPVSKKVMKVKFENKKNLDLNNPAVMEAMLKQLKQKLRPQGLDDNIKLSWRKQADGKVFHKEDKKTNKRRRKRDEL